The following coding sequences lie in one Paracidovorax avenae genomic window:
- a CDS encoding diguanylate cyclase domain-containing protein, translated as MPVFPFFRLLLLRAALAWLCLAMVHPAARAGAVEPAVLAAREGGVSLVPHMEVLEDPGRRLGIGDVLAPGNAAHFVHPDDPLRGAEADRVLWFRVQLRLADPADAQREWLLVVPTVSTHELRFYGPYDPDGRALAPPVVTGVRHPWSTRPAGSEQMAWRFRLQDAQTYTAYFRVESTFARFYAATAWDLADYLQATQDKRMFDGACYGLLLGLLAFSLAMLAVFREGIYAWYSLSCACALLALASLNGHTLRYPFAHWPAAAGLFYTLAPPLWAMSKLLFGRSLLRLSHYAPRIDRLVLALVAALGAATVYGLFGPHPLWLFRAVQASVMVSTVVLAAGALIAVRRRYWPAVLYSAGVLLLLLGICAIIVASWGWVAWKPGQMDLTQAALVAEAVIFAAAMASRLRLLRMSEQALGRRTRELVEVLGTDALTGAANRAGLARRAEAALEAGEPFTLMLLDLDGFKAVNDTHGHAAGDAVLVALVQRLRALLREGDLVARLSGDEFAVLLAGAPPRQALADKARAMARAVAVPLGFEGRQLSVGLSVGIASHPGDGWALEPLLRAADAAMYASKRRGRNGGAECFAFASDLATVT; from the coding sequence GTGCCGGTCTTCCCGTTCTTCCGCCTGCTGCTGTTGCGCGCCGCCCTGGCCTGGCTCTGCCTGGCGATGGTGCACCCGGCCGCGCGCGCCGGAGCCGTCGAGCCGGCAGTGCTCGCTGCGCGCGAGGGCGGCGTCTCGCTCGTGCCCCACATGGAGGTGCTGGAAGATCCGGGGCGCCGCCTCGGCATCGGCGACGTGCTCGCGCCGGGAAACGCGGCGCACTTCGTGCATCCCGATGATCCGCTGCGGGGCGCCGAGGCCGACCGGGTGCTCTGGTTCCGCGTGCAGCTGCGCCTGGCCGATCCGGCGGACGCGCAGCGCGAATGGCTGCTGGTCGTGCCCACGGTGTCCACCCACGAACTGCGCTTCTACGGTCCCTACGACCCGGATGGCCGCGCGCTGGCGCCGCCGGTGGTGACGGGCGTGCGCCATCCGTGGTCCACGCGACCGGCGGGATCGGAACAGATGGCCTGGCGCTTCCGGCTGCAGGATGCGCAGACCTACACGGCGTACTTCCGGGTGGAATCGACCTTCGCGCGCTTCTATGCCGCCACGGCCTGGGACCTGGCCGACTACCTGCAGGCCACCCAGGACAAGCGCATGTTCGACGGCGCCTGCTATGGCTTGCTGCTGGGCCTGCTGGCGTTCAGTCTCGCGATGCTGGCGGTCTTCCGTGAAGGCATCTATGCCTGGTATTCGCTCTCGTGCGCCTGCGCCCTGCTGGCGCTCGCCAGCCTGAACGGGCACACGCTGCGCTATCCGTTCGCCCACTGGCCGGCGGCGGCGGGCCTGTTCTACACGCTCGCACCACCGCTCTGGGCCATGTCCAAGCTGCTGTTCGGGCGCAGCCTGCTGCGCCTCTCGCACTATGCGCCGCGCATCGACCGCCTGGTGCTCGCGCTCGTCGCGGCGCTGGGCGCGGCGACCGTGTACGGGCTGTTCGGCCCCCATCCACTCTGGCTGTTCCGGGCCGTGCAGGCCTCGGTGATGGTGTCCACCGTGGTGCTGGCCGCCGGGGCGCTGATCGCGGTGCGCCGGCGCTACTGGCCCGCCGTGCTCTACAGCGCCGGCGTCCTGCTGCTGTTGCTGGGCATCTGCGCGATCATCGTCGCGAGCTGGGGCTGGGTGGCCTGGAAGCCGGGCCAGATGGACCTGACCCAGGCCGCGCTCGTGGCGGAAGCCGTCATCTTCGCCGCCGCCATGGCGTCGCGCCTGCGCCTGCTCCGCATGTCGGAGCAGGCCCTCGGCCGGCGCACCCGCGAACTGGTGGAGGTGCTGGGCACGGATGCCCTCACGGGCGCGGCCAACCGCGCCGGGCTGGCGCGCCGGGCCGAAGCGGCGCTGGAGGCCGGCGAGCCGTTCACGCTGATGCTGCTGGACCTGGACGGCTTCAAGGCCGTGAACGATACCCATGGCCACGCGGCGGGCGACGCCGTGCTGGTGGCCCTGGTGCAGCGCCTGCGCGCCCTGCTGCGCGAGGGCGACCTGGTCGCGCGCCTGAGCGGCGACGAATTCGCCGTGCTGCTGGCCGGCGCTCCGCCGCGCCAGGCCCTCGCGGACAAGGCCCGCGCCATGGCCCGCGCCGTGGCCGTCCCCCTCGGCTTCGAGGGCCGGCAACTGTCCGTGGGCCTCAGCGTGGGCATCGCCAGCCATCCCGGCGACGGCTGGGCCCTGGAACCCCTGCTGCGCGCCGCAGACGCTGCCATGTACGCCAGCAAGCGCCGCGGCCGGAACGGCGGCGCAGAATGCTTCGCCTTCGCGAGCGACCTGGCTACGGTGACATGA
- the otsA gene encoding alpha,alpha-trehalose-phosphate synthase (UDP-forming), translated as MSRLVVISNRIADPRKPAAGGLAVALGETLSRTGGMWFGWSGTITEDGVPGEGKLQTRQAGGVTLATVDLCQEDHDSYYAGYSNSVLWPVFHYRLDLADFNAGYIAGYRRVNQMFARKLLPLLKDDDILWVHDYHLIPLAAELRALGCKQRIGFFLHIPVPPPLIMAAIPQHEWLMRSLFAYDLVGLQSEADVSHFTQYLRTEGGAESVGPQRLRAFGGTVQVGAFPIGIDVDEFSRLTAAPDAVQTYEAMKNEYSRRRLLMGIDRLDYSKGIPQRVRAFRELLARYPENQHSATLIMIASPTRDSVNAYADLRHELEGLCGAINGDHGDLDWMPVRYIHRTVARKRVPGLCRASAVGLVTPLRDGMNLVAKEYVAAQDPEDPGVLVLSRFAGAAEQMKEALLVNPYDTQGMADCIQTALRMPLAERQQRHQALMDRIRRHDIHWWRRTFLEALEKAQD; from the coding sequence ATGAGCCGACTCGTCGTCATTTCCAACCGCATCGCCGATCCCCGCAAACCCGCCGCAGGGGGACTGGCCGTGGCCCTGGGCGAGACGCTGAGCCGCACCGGCGGCATGTGGTTCGGCTGGAGCGGCACCATCACCGAGGACGGTGTGCCCGGCGAGGGCAAGCTGCAGACGCGGCAGGCGGGCGGCGTGACGCTGGCCACGGTGGACCTGTGCCAGGAAGACCACGACAGCTACTACGCGGGCTACAGCAACAGCGTCCTGTGGCCGGTGTTCCACTACCGGCTGGACCTGGCCGATTTCAATGCGGGCTACATCGCGGGCTACCGGCGCGTGAACCAGATGTTCGCGCGCAAGCTGCTGCCGCTGCTGAAGGACGACGACATCCTCTGGGTGCACGACTACCACCTGATCCCGCTCGCGGCCGAGCTGCGCGCACTCGGCTGCAAGCAGCGCATCGGCTTTTTCCTGCACATCCCCGTGCCGCCGCCGCTCATCATGGCGGCCATCCCGCAGCACGAATGGCTGATGCGCTCGCTGTTCGCCTACGACCTCGTGGGCCTGCAGAGCGAGGCGGACGTGTCCCACTTCACGCAGTACCTGAGGACCGAAGGCGGCGCCGAAAGCGTGGGCCCGCAGCGGCTGCGCGCCTTCGGCGGCACGGTGCAGGTAGGGGCCTTCCCGATCGGCATCGACGTGGACGAGTTCTCGCGCCTCACCGCCGCACCGGACGCCGTGCAGACCTACGAGGCGATGAAGAACGAGTATTCGCGCCGCCGCCTGCTGATGGGCATCGACCGGCTGGATTACTCCAAGGGCATTCCGCAGCGGGTGCGGGCCTTCCGCGAACTGCTGGCCCGCTATCCCGAGAACCAGCACAGCGCCACGCTCATCATGATCGCGTCCCCGACGCGCGACAGCGTGAACGCCTATGCCGACCTGCGGCACGAACTCGAGGGCCTGTGCGGAGCCATCAACGGCGACCACGGCGACCTGGACTGGATGCCCGTGCGCTACATCCACCGCACCGTGGCCCGCAAGCGCGTGCCCGGGCTGTGCCGGGCCTCGGCCGTGGGGCTGGTCACGCCGCTGCGCGACGGCATGAACCTCGTCGCCAAGGAATACGTGGCGGCGCAGGATCCGGAAGACCCGGGCGTGCTCGTGCTCTCGCGCTTCGCGGGTGCGGCGGAGCAGATGAAGGAGGCGCTGCTGGTGAATCCGTACGACACCCAGGGCATGGCCGACTGCATCCAGACCGCGCTGCGCATGCCGCTCGCGGAGCGCCAGCAGCGCCATCAGGCCCTGATGGACCGCATCCGCCGGCACGACATCCACTGGTGGCGGCGCACCTTCCTGGAGGCGCTGGAGAAGGCACAGGACTGA
- a CDS encoding glutathione S-transferase family protein, giving the protein MLQLYIGNKNYSSWSMRPWVLLREAGIPFEEVALRFDSFEPGSRFKQALQAVSPTGKVPVLVDGGTTVWDTLAIAEYVAERHPDKHLWPQDPAARAQARSVTAEMHSGFGALRSACPMNIEAHLPETGALLWRDRPGVRADVQRLVEMWGALLREHGGPLLFGSQFTIADAFFAPVCMRLRTYALPVPEPIAAYVEHVASRPGVKAWIDAALVEQDFLDFEEPYRLGR; this is encoded by the coding sequence ATGCTCCAGCTCTACATCGGCAACAAGAACTATTCCTCCTGGTCCATGCGCCCCTGGGTGCTGCTGCGCGAGGCCGGCATTCCCTTCGAGGAAGTGGCCCTGCGCTTCGACAGCTTCGAGCCCGGCTCGCGCTTCAAGCAGGCCCTGCAGGCCGTGAGCCCCACCGGCAAGGTGCCCGTGCTGGTCGATGGCGGCACCACCGTGTGGGACACGCTGGCCATCGCCGAATACGTCGCGGAACGCCATCCCGACAAGCACCTGTGGCCGCAGGACCCGGCCGCCCGTGCGCAGGCGCGCAGCGTGACCGCCGAGATGCACAGCGGCTTCGGCGCACTGCGCAGCGCCTGCCCCATGAACATCGAGGCCCACCTGCCGGAGACGGGTGCCCTGCTCTGGCGCGACCGGCCCGGCGTGCGCGCCGACGTGCAGCGCCTCGTGGAGATGTGGGGTGCCCTCCTGCGCGAGCACGGAGGCCCGCTGCTCTTCGGGAGCCAGTTCACCATCGCGGACGCCTTCTTCGCACCCGTCTGCATGCGACTGCGCACCTATGCCCTGCCGGTGCCGGAGCCGATCGCCGCCTATGTGGAGCATGTGGCCTCACGGCCCGGCGTGAAGGCGTGGATCGACGCGGCGCTGGTCGAGCAGGACTTCCTGGATTTCGAGGAACCCTACCGGCTCGGGCGCTGA
- a CDS encoding transglycosylase SLT domain-containing protein: MQLLTILTPLLAAVAFATAAAPVQAQNRGDEALLQMQQAYRKGDRARLTQLLPDLRGHVLEPWGAYWELRARLDQATPQEVAGFLQRFAGTYQEDRLRNDWLLLVGQRRDWAQFSELHALYRMNDDREVRCYALLVDQIKGSAASGAADEVLRNWYALREADDGCTHAAAEFYADKRIAALDVWRKARLAAEANRARATRNAVEIVAPEALPMLREVFDAPAKFLASRATAPGRMRQELVVLSLIKMAMSDAGTAARLLDSKWGPLLTPEERNWVWGVIGKQSAVALSPDALGYFGNVSKDADLTDDMLGWKVRAALRAGQWKQVARAIDAMSPAGRQDPAWTYWRARAWLSNRPGDEDRAKARELLERIAGPGGFYEQLALEELGQRVVPPVPPLPPTPEEKAAARANPGFVRSLYAIGLGLRHEGVREWNYTTNLHSPGGMGDRELLAAADLACQREIWDRCINTSERTKSFTDVGQRFPMPFRNAVVARAQSIGLDPAYVYGLIRQESRFIMDARSGVGASGLMQVMPATARWTARKIGMADFTPDQINDRDTNIAIGTAYLKLALDDFDGSMSMAAAAYNAGPGRPRNWRNGPVLEAAIWAENIPFSETRDYVKKVLSNTTMYAAILTGQPQSLKGRLGNVGPRDAATPDPSRELP; encoded by the coding sequence ATGCAATTGCTCACGATTCTGACACCGCTCCTGGCCGCCGTGGCCTTCGCTACCGCCGCGGCGCCTGTCCAGGCTCAAAACCGGGGCGACGAGGCGCTGTTACAAATGCAGCAGGCCTACCGCAAGGGCGACCGCGCGCGGCTCACGCAACTGCTGCCGGACCTGCGCGGGCACGTGCTGGAACCGTGGGGCGCGTACTGGGAACTGCGCGCCCGTCTCGACCAGGCGACACCGCAGGAGGTGGCGGGCTTCCTGCAGCGTTTTGCCGGCACCTACCAGGAGGACCGGCTGCGCAACGACTGGCTGCTGCTCGTCGGCCAGCGGCGGGACTGGGCGCAGTTCAGCGAGCTGCACGCCCTCTACCGCATGAACGACGACCGCGAGGTGCGCTGCTACGCCCTGCTGGTGGACCAGATCAAGGGTTCCGCGGCCTCCGGCGCGGCCGACGAAGTACTGCGCAACTGGTACGCGCTGCGCGAGGCCGACGACGGCTGCACGCACGCGGCGGCCGAGTTCTACGCCGACAAGCGCATCGCGGCCCTGGACGTGTGGCGCAAGGCCCGGCTGGCGGCCGAGGCCAACCGGGCGCGCGCCACGCGCAACGCGGTCGAGATCGTCGCGCCCGAGGCGCTGCCGATGCTGCGCGAGGTGTTCGACGCTCCCGCCAAGTTCCTCGCGAGCCGTGCCACGGCACCGGGCCGCATGCGGCAGGAACTGGTGGTGCTGTCGCTGATCAAGATGGCGATGTCCGATGCCGGCACCGCGGCCCGGCTGCTGGACTCCAAATGGGGCCCGCTGCTCACTCCGGAGGAGCGCAACTGGGTCTGGGGCGTGATCGGCAAGCAGTCCGCCGTGGCGCTGTCGCCGGATGCGCTGGGCTATTTCGGGAACGTCTCCAAGGATGCCGACCTGACGGACGACATGCTCGGCTGGAAGGTGCGCGCCGCCCTGCGCGCAGGCCAGTGGAAGCAGGTGGCCCGCGCCATCGACGCGATGAGCCCGGCGGGACGGCAGGATCCCGCCTGGACCTACTGGCGTGCGCGGGCCTGGCTGTCCAACCGCCCGGGCGACGAAGACCGGGCGAAGGCGCGCGAACTGCTCGAGCGCATCGCGGGCCCCGGCGGCTTCTATGAGCAGCTGGCGCTGGAGGAACTCGGCCAGCGGGTGGTCCCGCCCGTGCCGCCGCTGCCGCCCACGCCCGAGGAGAAAGCTGCCGCGCGCGCGAACCCGGGCTTCGTGCGCAGCCTCTACGCCATCGGCCTGGGGCTGCGGCACGAAGGCGTGCGCGAGTGGAACTACACCACCAACCTGCACTCGCCGGGCGGCATGGGCGACCGCGAACTGCTCGCCGCCGCCGACCTCGCCTGCCAGCGCGAGATCTGGGACCGCTGCATCAACACCAGCGAGCGCACGAAGTCCTTCACGGACGTGGGCCAGCGCTTCCCCATGCCGTTCCGCAACGCCGTCGTGGCGCGCGCGCAGTCCATCGGACTGGATCCGGCCTACGTCTATGGCCTCATCCGCCAGGAAAGCCGCTTCATCATGGATGCGCGCTCGGGCGTCGGTGCATCGGGCCTGATGCAGGTCATGCCCGCCACCGCGCGCTGGACGGCCCGCAAGATCGGCATGGCGGATTTCACGCCCGACCAGATCAACGACCGCGACACCAACATCGCCATCGGCACCGCCTACCTGAAACTCGCCCTCGACGATTTCGACGGCTCCATGTCCATGGCCGCGGCCGCCTACAACGCCGGCCCCGGACGGCCGCGCAACTGGCGCAACGGGCCGGTGCTGGAGGCCGCGATCTGGGCCGAGAACATCCCCTTCTCCGAGACGCGCGATTACGTCAAGAAGGTGCTTTCCAACACCACGATGTATGCCGCGATCCTGACGGGCCAGCCCCAGTCGCTCAAGGGCCGGCTCGGCAACGTGGGCCCGCGCGACGCCGCCACGCCGGACCCGAGCCGCGAGCTGCCCTGA
- a CDS encoding 5-formyltetrahydrofolate cyclo-ligase has protein sequence MDKAALRRALIDERLNLPDRLQRADLLQRVMRIWLVDRPDTVIGAYWPIKGEFDPLPALHRWKEDGELLDEPQRRRIGLPVVNKEHKTLTFHAWYPGCPMEEDAYGIPKPKDTEIIVPTLLFVPCVGYGPGGYRLGYGGGFYDRTLATLYPVPTTVGLGFTHGFLEDFEPEPHDLPLDAILNDNGVVWPLK, from the coding sequence ATGGACAAAGCAGCCCTGCGACGCGCATTGATCGATGAACGCCTGAACCTGCCGGACCGCCTACAGCGTGCAGACCTTCTGCAGCGCGTGATGCGCATCTGGCTGGTGGACCGCCCGGACACCGTGATCGGCGCCTACTGGCCCATCAAGGGAGAATTCGACCCCCTGCCCGCACTGCACCGCTGGAAGGAGGACGGCGAACTGCTGGACGAGCCGCAGCGCCGCCGCATCGGCCTGCCGGTGGTGAACAAGGAGCACAAGACGCTCACCTTCCACGCATGGTATCCCGGCTGTCCGATGGAAGAGGATGCCTACGGCATCCCGAAGCCCAAGGACACCGAGATCATCGTGCCCACCCTGCTGTTCGTGCCCTGCGTGGGCTACGGCCCCGGCGGCTACCGCCTGGGGTATGGCGGCGGCTTCTACGACCGCACCCTGGCCACGCTGTATCCGGTGCCGACCACCGTGGGCCTGGGGTTCACCCACGGGTTCCTGGAGGATTTCGAGCCCGAGCCGCACGACCTGCCGCTGGACGCCATCCTGAATGACAACGGCGTCGTCTGGCCACTGAAATAG
- a CDS encoding glycoside hydrolase family 15 protein produces MVGNCSVSALVDANAHIVWCCLPRFDGDPVFNALIQPGEQGSRFAIELEDQVESRQWYEPNTAVLRTRLTDRSGNSIEVTDFAPRFYARSRFFRPMLLVRRIRPVQGSPRIRVTANVRFGWGSEKPGITRGSNHVRFVGADQTLRLNTDAPLSHVLSGQPFVISREYNFLLGADESLPFGIADTARSYEQETVAYWRQWTQRLAVPLEWQDAVIRAAITLKLSLYEDTGAIVAAMTTSIPESAHSGRNWDYRYCWLRDAFFVVRALNSLSETATMEDYLRWLSNVVAETSSGHIQPLYGIGLERELPEYFVPQLAGYRGMGPVRVGNQAAEHFQHDVYGNIVLGAAQAFHDRRLLHPAGPAEFARMEQIGELAVKVYGTPDAGMWELRTRARVHTSSALMSWAACDRLAKIADSLQLSDRAGYWHGHARRMKEEILEKSWSDKRQAFAESFGGSELDASVLLMAEVGLIDPRDPRFVSTVDAMEQTLCDGPYMRRYEAADDFGKPDTAFNICTFWRIDALARIGRRSQAREIFEAMLAARNPLGLLSEDTHAQTGEMWGNFPQTYSMVGIINAAMRLSAPWDSVI; encoded by the coding sequence ATGGTGGGCAACTGCTCGGTCAGCGCGCTGGTGGACGCGAACGCCCACATCGTGTGGTGCTGCCTGCCGCGCTTCGACGGCGACCCGGTGTTCAACGCCCTCATCCAGCCCGGCGAACAGGGCAGCCGCTTCGCGATCGAACTGGAAGACCAGGTCGAGAGCCGCCAGTGGTATGAACCCAATACCGCGGTACTGCGCACGCGCCTGACGGACCGCTCGGGCAACAGCATCGAGGTGACCGATTTCGCGCCGCGCTTTTACGCACGGTCGCGCTTCTTCCGACCGATGCTGCTGGTGCGCCGCATACGCCCCGTGCAGGGCTCGCCGCGCATCCGCGTGACGGCGAACGTGCGTTTTGGCTGGGGCAGCGAGAAGCCCGGCATCACGCGCGGCAGCAACCACGTGCGCTTCGTGGGCGCGGACCAGACGCTGCGGCTGAACACCGATGCGCCGCTCTCGCACGTGCTCTCGGGCCAGCCGTTCGTCATCTCGCGCGAGTACAACTTCCTGCTCGGGGCGGATGAATCGCTGCCCTTCGGCATCGCGGACACCGCACGCTCCTACGAGCAGGAGACCGTCGCCTACTGGCGCCAGTGGACGCAGCGCCTGGCGGTGCCGCTGGAATGGCAGGACGCCGTGATCCGCGCGGCGATCACGCTCAAGCTCTCGCTCTACGAGGACACCGGTGCGATCGTCGCGGCCATGACCACGAGCATCCCCGAATCCGCCCACAGCGGCCGCAACTGGGACTACCGTTATTGCTGGCTGCGCGACGCGTTCTTCGTGGTGCGTGCGCTCAACAGCCTGTCCGAGACGGCCACGATGGAGGACTACCTGCGCTGGCTGAGCAACGTGGTGGCGGAGACCAGCAGCGGCCACATCCAGCCGCTCTACGGCATCGGCCTGGAGCGGGAATTGCCCGAGTACTTCGTGCCGCAACTGGCCGGCTACCGCGGCATGGGCCCGGTGCGCGTGGGCAACCAGGCGGCGGAGCATTTCCAGCACGACGTGTACGGCAACATCGTGCTCGGCGCGGCCCAGGCCTTCCATGACCGGCGCCTGCTGCATCCGGCCGGCCCGGCCGAGTTCGCGCGCATGGAGCAGATCGGCGAGCTGGCCGTGAAGGTATACGGCACGCCGGACGCCGGCATGTGGGAGCTGCGCACGCGCGCGCGGGTGCACACCTCCTCCGCACTCATGAGCTGGGCCGCGTGCGACCGGCTGGCCAAGATCGCCGACTCGCTGCAGCTGTCCGACCGCGCCGGCTACTGGCACGGCCACGCGCGGCGCATGAAGGAAGAGATCCTGGAGAAGTCCTGGAGCGACAAGCGCCAGGCCTTCGCGGAAAGCTTCGGCGGCAGCGAGCTGGACGCCAGCGTGCTGCTGATGGCCGAGGTGGGCCTGATCGATCCGCGCGACCCGCGCTTCGTGAGCACCGTGGACGCCATGGAGCAGACGCTCTGCGACGGCCCCTACATGCGCCGCTACGAGGCCGCGGACGACTTCGGCAAGCCCGACACGGCCTTCAATATCTGCACGTTCTGGCGCATCGACGCCCTGGCGCGCATCGGCCGCCGCAGCCAGGCCCGCGAGATCTTCGAGGCCATGCTCGCGGCCCGCAACCCGCTGGGCCTGCTGTCGGAAGACACGCACGCGCAGACGGGCGAGATGTGGGGCAACTTCCCGCAGACCTATTCCATGGTGGGCATCATCAATGCCGCCATGCGCCTGTCGGCACCCTGGGACAGCGTGATCTGA
- a CDS encoding multifunctional CCA addition/repair protein — protein sequence MQIYMVGGAVRDRLLGRPVNDRDWVVVGATPDDLAARGFLPVGRDFPVFLHPETREEYALARTERKSGRGYRGFVVDTAADVTLEQDLSRRDLTINAMAVRGEDAAAGDLVDPYGGARDLQAKLLRHVTDAFREDPVRILRVARFAARFADFSVAPETMALMREMVDAGEAGDLVPERVWQEIARGLMETAPSRMFEVLRGCGALAVLLPELDRLWGVPQRAEYHPEVDTGVHVMMVLDMAARLQAPLPVRFACLVHDLGKGTTPADVLPRHIGHEQRSAALLADVCERLRVPVECRETADVVAREHGNVHRSAELGAAALVRLLERCDALRKPARFADVLLACECDARGRLGFEETPYPQRARLLGALQAARSVDTAAVAARAQARGAAGPQVGEWIRRARGDAVQEWMAAQPPAAGG from the coding sequence ATGCAGATCTACATGGTGGGCGGCGCCGTGCGCGACCGGCTTCTGGGCCGCCCGGTGAACGACCGCGACTGGGTGGTGGTGGGTGCCACGCCCGACGACCTGGCCGCGCGTGGCTTCCTGCCCGTGGGGCGCGATTTTCCCGTCTTCCTCCACCCCGAAACGCGCGAGGAATACGCGCTGGCGCGCACCGAGCGCAAGAGCGGGCGGGGCTACCGTGGCTTCGTGGTGGACACGGCCGCGGACGTGACGCTGGAGCAGGACCTGTCGCGCCGTGATCTCACCATCAACGCGATGGCGGTGCGCGGCGAGGATGCTGCTGCAGGGGATCTGGTCGATCCCTACGGGGGCGCACGCGACCTGCAGGCAAAGCTGCTGCGCCACGTGACCGATGCCTTCCGCGAAGACCCGGTGCGCATCCTGCGCGTGGCGCGCTTCGCAGCGCGCTTCGCCGATTTCTCCGTCGCCCCCGAGACGATGGCGCTCATGCGGGAGATGGTCGATGCCGGCGAGGCGGGCGACCTCGTTCCCGAGCGCGTCTGGCAGGAGATCGCGCGTGGCCTGATGGAAACCGCCCCGTCGCGCATGTTCGAGGTGCTGCGCGGCTGCGGCGCTCTGGCCGTGCTGCTGCCCGAACTGGACCGGCTCTGGGGCGTTCCGCAGCGTGCCGAATACCATCCCGAGGTGGACACCGGCGTGCACGTGATGATGGTGCTGGACATGGCCGCGCGGCTGCAGGCGCCGCTGCCGGTGCGCTTCGCCTGCCTGGTCCACGACCTGGGCAAGGGCACGACGCCGGCCGACGTGCTGCCGCGCCATATCGGGCACGAGCAGCGCAGCGCCGCCCTGCTGGCCGATGTGTGCGAGCGCCTGCGGGTACCGGTGGAGTGCCGCGAGACCGCGGACGTGGTGGCGCGCGAGCATGGCAACGTCCACCGCAGCGCGGAACTGGGCGCGGCGGCCCTGGTGCGGCTGCTGGAGCGCTGCGACGCGCTGCGCAAACCTGCCCGTTTCGCCGACGTGCTGCTGGCCTGCGAATGCGACGCGCGCGGCCGGCTGGGATTCGAGGAAACGCCCTATCCGCAGCGCGCGCGCCTGCTGGGCGCGCTGCAGGCGGCACGCTCGGTCGATACCGCCGCCGTGGCCGCGAGGGCCCAGGCCCGCGGCGCCGCCGGACCGCAGGTGGGCGAATGGATCCGCCGGGCACGCGGCGACGCGGTGCAGGAGTGGATGGCGGCACAGCCACCGGCGGCCGGGGGCTGA
- the otsB gene encoding trehalose-phosphatase has product MQKPPLLTAHHALFLDFDGTLADIAPHPDAVQVHPGVVPALRVLHERLDGALAIATGRTQADIDHFLSPLQLPLACEHGAQYRMGNGVVGGVPAPDLAPVVRAVQPLLDRYPALVLERKSAGMALHYRQAVELEPLCRAALEHALAQAPGLELMQGKCVLEIKPSGPNKGRAIADFMRQAPFAGRIPVFAGDDVTDEYGFEAAQVLGGIGIKIGPGETRALARCDDTTELREWLFQMASPEGFPA; this is encoded by the coding sequence ATGCAAAAGCCACCGTTGCTGACCGCGCACCATGCGCTGTTTCTCGACTTCGACGGCACGCTTGCCGACATTGCACCGCACCCTGATGCGGTGCAGGTCCATCCTGGCGTGGTGCCGGCCCTGCGGGTCCTGCACGAACGCCTGGATGGCGCCCTGGCCATCGCCACGGGCCGCACGCAGGCCGATATCGACCACTTCCTCAGCCCCCTGCAGCTGCCGCTGGCCTGCGAACACGGCGCCCAGTACCGGATGGGCAACGGCGTCGTCGGCGGCGTGCCGGCGCCCGACCTCGCCCCCGTGGTGCGGGCCGTGCAGCCGCTGCTGGACCGCTATCCCGCGCTGGTGCTGGAGCGCAAGAGCGCGGGCATGGCCCTGCACTACCGCCAGGCGGTGGAACTGGAGCCGCTGTGCCGCGCGGCGCTCGAGCATGCATTGGCGCAGGCGCCCGGCCTGGAGCTCATGCAGGGCAAGTGCGTGCTGGAGATCAAGCCCTCCGGGCCGAACAAGGGCCGGGCGATCGCCGACTTCATGCGCCAGGCGCCCTTCGCAGGCCGCATCCCCGTGTTCGCCGGGGACGACGTGACCGACGAATACGGCTTCGAGGCCGCGCAGGTGCTCGGCGGCATCGGCATCAAGATCGGACCGGGCGAAACCCGGGCGCTCGCGCGCTGCGACGACACCACGGAGTTGCGTGAATGGCTGTTCCAGATGGCATCGCCGGAAGGGTTCCCCGCATGA
- the trxC gene encoding thioredoxin TrxC — MPESLHIVCPHCHTTNRIAADRLAAPPGTVEADCGQCHRPLFTGEPVALDDASFGRHTERSHIPVVVDFWAPWCGPCRTMAPAFAQAARSLEPGVRLAKLDTEAHPAIGARLGIRSIPTMVMFRQGREVARISGALGAADIARWVRTAGGA; from the coding sequence ATGCCCGAATCCCTGCACATCGTCTGCCCGCACTGCCACACCACCAACCGCATCGCGGCCGACCGCCTGGCTGCGCCGCCCGGCACGGTGGAGGCGGACTGCGGTCAGTGCCACCGGCCTCTTTTCACGGGCGAGCCCGTGGCGCTCGACGATGCTTCCTTCGGGCGCCACACCGAACGCAGCCACATTCCGGTGGTGGTGGATTTCTGGGCGCCATGGTGCGGTCCCTGCCGCACCATGGCGCCGGCCTTCGCGCAGGCGGCGCGGTCGCTCGAGCCGGGCGTGCGGCTCGCCAAGCTCGACACCGAGGCGCATCCCGCCATCGGGGCGCGCCTGGGCATCCGCAGCATCCCGACGATGGTGATGTTCCGCCAGGGACGGGAGGTCGCGCGCATCTCGGGGGCGCTGGGCGCCGCCGACATCGCGCGCTGGGTGCGGACGGCCGGCGGCGCCTGA